A region from the Brassica napus cultivar Da-Ae chromosome C8, Da-Ae, whole genome shotgun sequence genome encodes:
- the LOC106365796 gene encoding B3 domain-containing protein REM10 — MAFCSPTNPHFFQPLLPGFTKHLDIPVAFFLKHLDKSNKGKTAKLRSDASETTWNVKLDGRRFSDGWEYFAVAHDLRVGDIVVFRHEGELVFYVTALGPSCCEIQYGEEDSQEEDKSEELCDTMEKISRMKKRPKTEKKNSEDQSCFVITVTESNLRRDIVYLPKAFAVVNCLMKKLEIVLMNEERESWKLYLTQESYSSRFYMSKGWRSFCVANGKKPGDMFTFKMVQNEATPVLKLLPLNNEDLHKLVDTEEVPKKKRQDIEADSSFVAIVTASNIRRDTMYLPKKFAASNGLKSKFKIDLMNEKGESWTIELRHEPYSGRFLIRSGWRSFCVANGKKPGDMFNFKLIRNVETPVLKLFHLNLPKLEPSNDTRQGFEATEKEFLGVQTNRDDSRQEPTNEAIRKGKWLEANETTIKEENITTSENRFVTLILTTSKLDLPLEFTKGNGIKNAEKIKMIDRYGTTWSTSLLMDKKKRGAMKLGKGCIRFCEVNGVKMGESFVLELVWEDTVPVLKFCSKC, encoded by the exons ATGGCTTTCTGTTCTCCAACTAACCCACATTTTTTCCAACCTCTTCTTCCCGGTTTCACCAAGCACCTC GACATTCCTGTGGCATTCTTTTTGAAGCACTTAGATAAAAGTAACAAAGGCAAAACAGCAAAGCTGAGATCAGACGCATCCGAGACGACCTGGAACGTGAAGCTTGACGGCCGGAGATTCTCTGACGGTTGGGAATATTTCGCCGTCGCTCATGATCTCCGAGTTGGTGACATTGTTGTTTTCAGACACGAAGGAGAGTTAGTGTTCTATGTCACAGCTTTAGGACCAAGTTGTTGTGAGATTCAATATGGAGAAGAAGATAGCCAAGAAGAGGACAAAAGTG AGGAGCTTTGTGATACTATGGAGAAGATTTCAAGAATGAAGAAgagaccaaaaacagaaaaaaaaaattcagaagaCCAATCTTGTTTTGTTATTACAGTCACGGAATCAAATCTAAGGCGTGATATAGTG TATCTTCCGAAAGCCTTTGCAGTGGTAAATTGTCTGATGAAGAAACTTGAGATTGTTTTAATGAATGAAGAACGAGAATCATGGAAGTTATACTTGACACAAGAGTCATACTCAAGCCGGTTTTACATGAGCAAAGGCTGGAGAAGTTTCTGTGTTGCTAACGGGAAGAAACCTGGAGACATGTTCACATTCAAAATGGTCCAAAATGAAGCAACACCTGTGCTCAAATTGTTACCCTTGAACAATGAAGATCTGCATAAACTTG TTGATACAGAGGAAGTTCCAAAAAAGAAGCGTCAAGACATAGAAGCAGATTCTTCTTTCGTGGCCATTGTCACGGCTTCAAACATAAGGCGCGATACAATG TATCTTCCAAAAAAGTTTGCAGCGTCAAATGGTCTGAAAAGTAAATTTAAGATTGATTTAATGAACGAAAAGGGAGAATCATGGACGATAGAGTTGAGACACGAGCCATACTCAGGCCGGTTTCTTATAAGAAGCGGCTGGAGAAGTTTTTGCGTAGCTAATGGGAAGAAGCCTGGAGACATGTTCAATTTCAAATTAATCCGAAACGTCGAAACACCTGTCCTCAAGTTGTTCCATTTGAATCTGCCCAAGCTTG AGCCTAGCAATGACACAAGACAAGGTTTCGAAGCTACGGAAAAAGAGTTTCTTGGTGTACAAACTAACCGTGATGACTCAAGGCAAGAACCTACCAACGAAGCTATTAGGAAAGGAAAATGGTTAGAAGCTAATGAAACTACCATCAAAGAAGAAAATATCACAACAAGCGAAAACCGATTTGTGACATTAATACTTACAACTAGTAAACTT GATCTTCCGTTGGAATTCACGAAGGGGAATGGAATAAAAAATGCAGAGAAGATAAAGATGATTGACAGGTACGGTACAACATGGTCGACTTCATTACTCATGGATAAGAAGAAAAGAGGAGCAATGAAATTAGGAAAGGGTTGCATACGCTTCTGTGAAGTCAACGGCGTTAAGATGGGCGAGTCTTTTGTCTTGGAGTTGGTTTGGGAAGACACAGTTCCGGTTCTTAAGTTCTGTTCCAAATGTTGA